In the genome of Candidatus Lernaella stagnicola, one region contains:
- a CDS encoding cupin domain-containing protein, which yields MSRIPQIPVILRRLQGFRWEDVPDAEYKPAGDHFRNVRRVNLAGMRGENTTFHVRYFEIGSDGFTSREHHQHEHVIVVLRGEGELLIGDTWQTLHFGDVAYVPPGASHQLRNNFDEPFGFLCVVDTHRDRPVVENSSPGEDEDSLCRS from the coding sequence GTGAGTCGAATTCCGCAGATACCGGTCATTTTGCGTCGTTTGCAGGGCTTTCGATGGGAAGACGTTCCGGACGCGGAATACAAGCCGGCCGGCGACCATTTCCGTAACGTGCGGCGGGTTAATCTGGCCGGTATGCGTGGCGAGAATACGACTTTTCATGTCCGGTATTTCGAGATCGGCAGCGACGGTTTCACATCCCGCGAACACCACCAACACGAGCACGTCATCGTCGTGCTGCGCGGCGAAGGCGAACTGCTGATCGGTGACACCTGGCAGACGCTGCATTTCGGCGACGTCGCCTACGTGCCGCCGGGCGCCTCGCACCAATTGCGCAACAATTTCGACGAACCGTTCGGCTTCTTATGCGTCGTAGACACCCACCGCGATCGGCCCGTGGTGGAAAACTCATCGCCCGGCGAAGACGAGGATAGCCTTTGTCGGTCCTGA